A genome region from Setaria italica strain Yugu1 chromosome III, Setaria_italica_v2.0, whole genome shotgun sequence includes the following:
- the LOC101778753 gene encoding abscisic acid receptor PYL8: MVGLVGGGAARGAARLGAGDPAAVANGGGEADHVRRLHRHAPADHQCTSTLVKHIKAPVHLVWELVRSFDQPQRYKPFVSRCVVRGDQLEIGSLREVNVKTGLPATTSTERLEQLDDDEHILGVKFVGGDHRLQNYSSIITVHPESIDGRPGTLVIESFVVDVPDGNTKDETCYFVEAVIKCNLTSLAEVSERLAVQSPTSPLEH; encoded by the exons ATGGTGGGcctggtcggcggcggcgcggcgcggggggcCGCGAGGCTGGGAGCGGGCGACCCGGCAGCGGTGGCCAACGGCGGAGGGGAGGCCGACCACGTCCGGCGCCTGCACCGCCACGCGCCCGCCGACCACCAGTGCACCTCCACCCTCGTCAAGCACATCAAGGCGCCCGTCCACCTC GTGTGGGAGCTGGTGCGGAGCTTCGACCAGCCGCAGCGGTACAAGCCGTTCGTCAGCCGCTGCGTCGTGCGCGGGGACCAGCTCGAGATCGGCAGCCTCCGCGAGGTCAACGTCAAGACCGGCCTGCCGGCGACCACCAGCACCGAGAGGCTCGAGcagctcgacgacgacgagcacaTACTCGGCGTCAAGTTCGTCGGCGGCGACCACCGCCTCCAG AACTACTCATCCATCATAACAGTTCACCCAGAGAGCATTGACGGGAGGCCAGGGACGCTTGTCATTGAGTCCTTTGTGGTCGATGTGCCAGACGGCAACACAAAGGATGAGACATGCTACTTTGTCGAGGCCGTGATCAAGTGCAACCTCACGTCTCTCGCAGAGGTATCCGAGCGGCTAGCAGTTCAATCTCCTACATCACCGCTCGAACATTAA
- the LOC101761594 gene encoding uncharacterized protein LOC101761594, whose amino-acid sequence MARNAAAAACSAAVLLLAVSVYAAGDTTGPRTAVQAPDLAAGVEETRSLLPVHHDGDKEVEEDIKAGGRRAASAGDVASLATAGEEDKEVGSDWGEPKKRDDKNDSDSDSDDDSGSDSDSDSDSDSDSDDEEDHNSKKGSKKHPAPWRNGASGGQHDDKQPEMVIKI is encoded by the coding sequence ATGGcccgcaacgccgccgccgccgcctgctcggccgccgtcctcctcctagCCGTGTCCGTCTACGCCGCCGGCGACACCACGGGTCCGCGGACGGCCGTGCAGGCGCctgacctcgccgccggcgtggaggaAACACGCAGCCTGCTGCCGGTGCACCACGACGGTGacaaggaggtggaggaggacatCAAGGCTGGGGGGCGTCGGGCCGCCTCGGCCGGCGACGTGGCAAGCTTGGCCACCGCTGGCGAGGAAGACAAGGAGGTTGGATCCGACTGGGGAGAGCCAAAGAAGCGGGACGACAAGAACGACTCCGATTCAGACTCTGATGACGATTCAGGTTCCGATTCAGACTCTGATTCTGACTCTGACTCAgattctgatgacgaggaggaccACAACTCGAAGAAAGGAAGCAAGAAGCACCCGGCTCCCTGGAGGAATGGAGCTTCGGGAGGTCAGCACGATGACAAGCAGCCTGAAATGGTAATCAAGATTTGA